The Eptesicus fuscus isolate TK198812 chromosome 20, DD_ASM_mEF_20220401, whole genome shotgun sequence genome contains the following window.
TATGAGATATGCTATGGGTGACACTTCATATTTTCATGTCTAATAATACATGTTAATGAAAACTATAACAACCTAATAAAGGTACAATTAATGAGGATGCAGATTCCCTGAGAATGAAGGTTTATATGACATCACTATGTAAAGATCCCCATCCAGCTGAGATTATGGCCAAGGAGAACATGGAAGGTGTGGTGAAAGAAGGAGTTATAAATGTCAAACATGGTCCTTTCCGAGGAACAGACAAGATGGCGGAAGTGGAGCAGAAGAAGAAGCGGACCTTCCGCAAGTTCACCTACCGTGGCGTGGATCTCGATCAACTGCTTGACATGTCTTATGAGCAGTTGATGCAGCTGTACAGTGCCCGGCAGCGCCGGCGGCTAAATCGGGGCCTGCGAAGGAAGCAGCACTCGCTTCTGAAGCGCCAGTACAAGGCCCAAAAGGAGGCGCCACCCATGGAGAAGCCAGAGGTGGTGAAGACACACCTGTGGGACATGATTATCCTGCCCGAGATGGTGGGCAGCATGGTGGGCATCTACAATGGCAAGACCTTCAATCAGGTGGAAATCAAGCCTGAGATGATTGGCCACTACCTGGGTGAGTTCTCCATCACCTACAAGCCAGTGAAGCATGGCAGGCCTGGCATTGGAGCCACACACTCCTCCCGCTTCATCCCTCTCAAGTAGTTAATAAAAAGCAGacttacctcaaaaaaaaaaaaataaataaataaatgtcaaacaTGCTGTAGTGATCAATTGCAATATAGGAAGGAACTGGAGACTAGGAGTTAATCTGACACATTTGTAGAGTAGTaaagatgatggtggtggtggatgcATTAAGGTTTTCTTAGAGAGGTAAGGAGATGGAGGTACCTCAATGGGATTCAAACTggatttctttttcaatattgggTTGAGGAAGATTGAACATGATTTGGGAGAGTTTATCTTTTCTCTTATTCCAGTCTTTGCCATATATGGGCATATAGTTGGGCCATAGAGATCTAATGTTTGTTAGCTGCAGATGTATCTCTCCCCTTGGTTATGTTTATGGGTAATTGGGTTATAGTGAGAGATTCTACCACCctgataatattttcaaaatatgttttcaggGTACTTTGCTCTGATTGTGCACCAGGTAAAGCCTCCTACACTCCTAAGATATTTTAGGATATTCACTTTCTGGTCCCTGCTAGTTGGCTTCTCCAACCATTTTCCTTCACCTGTGAAAATGTAGGCTTCAGCCCCACAGGCCTAATGTCCATTAAACAGATAGTGTTGAATCGTCCATACATGAGCTTCTCTCCTTTCTCAGCTTCCCCCAAAGTATAGTCATGTATAATCAGTGACTTAAGCAGTCACTCTTCCAGGACTCTGACATCATCGTCCTAGAACCATCCCGGATCATTACTTTGCCTTTAATGAGTTCCTCCAGGATCTAGATTCCTCTGGGAACCAGGGCTCCTTTGGTGTAGGGTTGTATAGAATAGGAGATGTGGGAAGGGCTGTTGCAGGCACAGTTGATGACTACAGAGGCTGTTACTTGACATGGCTTAGTGAATAAAGGGGAGCAGAATCTCAGACAAGGGCCTGAAATAAATCACCCTCAGACAGTCTAAGCTGGGCAGCAGATGAATGAGCTGGTCTCTTGGGGCCCTTCTAACAGGATGGTCTTGACTTCTCAGGTTGTGTGATGTTCTGCTGCAGTATTTCCAGGTATGATGACCTTCCTCTTCTCCACCTCTCAGCCTCCAAGACTTCCCCAAATCCTAAAACATTTTGTTGAATGTCCACCAGTtacaatcttttttattaataatagcGTCCATAAATATTACCTCCTATGTAATGTATTCCACAGTGCAATATAATGTTAATATGATGACAGGTTTTAATGCAATAGTTCTAACCCTTGCTATATTTTAGAGCACCTTGAGTTTGAAAAACCTTGGCATAGGACCCTTCTCTAAATTTGTCTTAGGGAGACCagggttctttatttttaataacatcatAGTGACTTGCAGTTCACTGTGTCATTAGTGGACAAGGATGGGCATCATCAGAATGCTAATTTACAAAATAGGTGTTttcctactgagtcagaatcagTGTTTTACTTGAAGTCCAGATGATTTGCATGGACATTCATTTCAGAAGCACTCCCTTCagagatttttatgtgaaatccaGGCTGAGAACTACTGACTTAGTGGGTGAAGAAGATGAGAGCCTTATTGCATCATCGGTGGTAGCATCTGCAAGTTCTGTTTCCTATGTGTCATCTCTAGTACACTATTGGCACAAGAGTCAGGTCCCATTAATTTACCTGAGAAACAAAATTCAGAGAAACCAGGTGTGTGATTCACCTGATATTTCCCCCCACTGTATTGTCAGTGCATAGTGTCCAAGTGTAAAAACTGTTAATGTGGCTGGATCAAACAGAATCAAGGGGTGGAAATGACAGCAACTGGAGATTCCCATATCGTGTAGTACTTCTCTGCTTTCTTTGTCTGCTCTGAGGCACCGTAAGGTGTGTTAGTCAAGG
Protein-coding sequences here:
- the LOC103304427 gene encoding 40S ribosomal protein S15-like is translated as MAEVEQKKKRTFRKFTYRGVDLDQLLDMSYEQLMQLYSARQRRRLNRGLRRKQHSLLKRQYKAQKEAPPMEKPEVVKTHLWDMIILPEMVGSMVGIYNGKTFNQVEIKPEMIGHYLGEFSITYKPVKHGRPGIGATHSSRFIPLK